The following are encoded in a window of Alphaproteobacteria bacterium genomic DNA:
- a CDS encoding tail tape measure protein, with product MDEEIERLLVSVRADTAGFARDVAAMRGELDGPFAAGAERAGAALENALLRAVRTGRLGFEDLKRAALAALSEIAAASIRGGIGAILGGGKAGGLGETIASLLAAFAGAPGKAIGGPVSPARPYLVGERGPELFVPTASGRIEALPGGRDIRLSITINAPAGSEARALQASSRQVARAVRRALSEAG from the coding sequence ATGGATGAAGAGATCGAAAGGCTGCTGGTCAGCGTCCGCGCCGATACGGCGGGGTTCGCCCGGGACGTGGCGGCGATGCGGGGCGAGCTGGACGGGCCGTTCGCGGCCGGGGCGGAGCGGGCCGGGGCGGCGCTGGAGAATGCGCTGCTTCGCGCGGTCAGGACCGGGCGGCTCGGCTTCGAGGATCTGAAGCGGGCGGCGCTCGCGGCCCTGAGCGAGATCGCCGCCGCCTCGATCCGCGGCGGGATCGGAGCGATCCTCGGCGGCGGCAAGGCGGGCGGGCTCGGCGAGACGATCGCAAGCCTGCTCGCGGCCTTCGCCGGAGCGCCGGGCAAGGCGATCGGCGGCCCGGTCTCGCCCGCGCGGCCCTATCTGGTCGGCGAGCGCGGGCCGGAGCTGTTCGTTCCGACGGCGAGCGGGCGGATCGAGGCGCTGCCCGGCGGGCGCGACATCAGGCTGAGCATCACGATCAACGCCCCCGCGGGGAGCGAGGCGCGCGCGCTGCAGGCGTCGAGCCGGCAGGTGGCGCGGGCGGTGAGGCGGGCGCTGAGCGAGGCGGGTTAG
- a CDS encoding gene transfer agent family protein, with protein MSKRANAARGEAQIQVGDAAVLLRPSFAALCAAEAELGPLFALVERAAEGRLTLSEMAGLFAHCADGAATREEIGEAVAEMGLARVAPVLRVLLGQILQGAA; from the coding sequence ATGAGCAAAAGGGCGAATGCGGCGCGAGGGGAGGCGCAGATTCAGGTCGGCGATGCCGCGGTTTTGCTGCGGCCGAGCTTCGCAGCATTGTGCGCGGCGGAGGCGGAGCTCGGGCCGCTCTTCGCTCTGGTCGAGCGGGCGGCGGAGGGGCGGCTGACGCTGAGCGAGATGGCGGGGCTGTTCGCGCATTGCGCGGACGGAGCGGCGACGCGCGAGGAGATCGGGGAGGCGGTCGCGGAGATGGGGCTGGCGCGGGTTGCGCCGGTGCTTCGGGTGCTGCTCGGGCAGATCTTGCAGGGTGCGGCTTAG
- a CDS encoding DUF3168 domain-containing protein, with the protein MNASGALIAAADAALKTVPGLAGVHEAAPIQAAIPHVTIGAGMESDWGHKSGAGRELRLSIVLRDEGESPARLRALADSAQAAMEGIETGGGWRLVTLVFVRSIFAAQAPGKWSAAIDYRARMMRED; encoded by the coding sequence ATGAACGCGAGCGGAGCCCTGATCGCGGCGGCGGATGCCGCGCTGAAGACGGTCCCCGGCCTGGCGGGGGTGCACGAGGCGGCGCCGATCCAGGCGGCGATCCCCCACGTCACCATCGGCGCGGGGATGGAGAGCGACTGGGGGCACAAAAGCGGCGCCGGGCGCGAGCTCAGGCTTTCGATCGTGCTTCGCGACGAGGGCGAATCGCCGGCGCGGCTGCGGGCGCTGGCGGACTCGGCGCAGGCGGCGATGGAGGGGATCGAGACCGGCGGCGGCTGGCGGCTGGTGACGCTGGTTTTCGTGCGCAGCATTTTCGCCGCGCAGGCGCCGGGGAAATGGAGCGCGGCGATCGACTATCGGGCGCGGATGATGCGGGAGGATTAA
- a CDS encoding phage major capsid protein has product MIEVKADALEASFEALEREDEDVAALRGEVAALRARIEGQAIARPALSGVKSEPSPFVERYLRKGLEAGVELKALSGATDAAGGYAVPEEIDQRIEKTLTAISPIRSIASVVRVGSAGYRKLVTTGGTPSGWVAETAGRPETDTPDFAEIAPPFGELYANPAASQAMLDDSAFDVEAWLAGEIATEFARAEGAAFVSGSGVNRPKGFLSQPTSGAIDSVRAFGTLQFVSTGVAGGFPNVAPQDKLIDLVQALRPPYRQGAVFVMNSSTAARIRKFKTDDGAFVWQPGLVAGQPDTLLGYPVVEAEDMPDVAADSLSVAFGNFKAGYLIAERQETQILRDPFTNKPFVHFYATRRVGGQVMNSEAIKLLKFAA; this is encoded by the coding sequence ATGATCGAAGTGAAGGCGGATGCTCTGGAGGCCTCGTTCGAGGCGCTCGAGCGCGAGGATGAGGACGTCGCGGCGTTGCGCGGCGAGGTGGCGGCGCTGCGGGCTCGGATCGAGGGGCAGGCGATCGCGAGGCCCGCGCTGTCCGGCGTCAAGTCGGAGCCGTCGCCGTTCGTCGAGCGCTATCTGCGCAAGGGGCTCGAGGCGGGCGTGGAGCTGAAGGCGCTGTCGGGCGCGACCGATGCGGCGGGCGGCTATGCGGTGCCCGAGGAGATCGACCAGAGGATCGAAAAGACGCTGACCGCGATCTCGCCGATCCGGTCCATCGCCAGCGTCGTTCGGGTCGGATCGGCCGGCTACCGCAAGCTGGTGACGACCGGCGGGACGCCGTCGGGCTGGGTCGCCGAGACGGCCGGGCGGCCGGAGACCGACACGCCCGACTTCGCCGAGATCGCGCCGCCCTTCGGCGAACTCTACGCCAATCCGGCGGCGAGCCAGGCGATGCTCGACGATTCGGCGTTCGACGTCGAGGCCTGGCTGGCCGGCGAGATCGCGACCGAGTTCGCGCGGGCGGAAGGGGCGGCGTTCGTCTCCGGGAGCGGGGTCAACCGGCCGAAGGGCTTTTTGAGCCAGCCGACCAGCGGCGCGATCGACAGCGTTCGGGCGTTCGGGACGCTTCAGTTCGTCTCGACGGGCGTGGCCGGCGGCTTTCCGAACGTGGCGCCGCAGGACAAATTGATCGACCTCGTCCAGGCGCTTCGCCCGCCCTACCGGCAGGGCGCGGTGTTCGTGATGAACTCGTCGACCGCGGCGCGGATCCGCAAGTTCAAGACCGACGACGGCGCGTTCGTCTGGCAGCCGGGGCTGGTGGCGGGGCAGCCCGACACGCTGCTCGGCTATCCGGTGGTGGAGGCCGAGGACATGCCCGACGTCGCGGCGGATTCGCTGTCGGTCGCATTCGGCAATTTCAAGGCCGGATATCTGATCGCCGAGCGGCAGGAGACGCAGATCCTTCGCGATCCCTTCACCAACAAGCCGTTCGTCCACTTCTACGCGACGCGGCGGGTCGGCGGGCAGGTGATGAACTCGGAGGCGATCAAGCTGCTGAAGTTCGCGGCCTGA
- a CDS encoding DUF2163 domain-containing protein codes for MTDFLQPDLTTVALCWRLERHDGVALGFTGHDRDLAIGGLTYRAAPGMLPSAIGLSDGFDPASLDIKGALTSDAIRAEDLRAGRWDGAALSLFMTDWEAPGAEVLPIARGVLGEVSLRGDAFEAELLGPAAMLEGPAVEQTSPECRAELGDKRCRVDMAGRRRITRIASVEGENEVTVADAPAGDALGYGRLRWIGGANSGTESAILRAEGAALVLREPPAVAPAIGDLIEVSEGCDKSLATCAGRFANALNFRGEPHLPGTDLLTRYPGA; via the coding sequence ATGACCGACTTCCTTCAACCCGACCTCACCACCGTCGCCCTGTGCTGGCGGCTGGAGCGCCACGACGGCGTGGCGCTGGGGTTCACCGGGCACGACCGCGACCTGGCGATCGGCGGCCTCACCTACCGCGCGGCGCCGGGGATGCTGCCGTCGGCGATCGGCCTGTCGGACGGGTTCGATCCCGCGAGCCTGGACATCAAGGGCGCGCTGACCAGCGATGCGATCCGGGCCGAGGATTTGCGCGCCGGGCGCTGGGACGGGGCGGCGCTGAGCCTGTTCATGACCGACTGGGAGGCGCCGGGGGCGGAGGTGTTGCCGATCGCTCGCGGCGTGCTGGGCGAGGTTTCGCTGCGCGGCGACGCGTTCGAGGCGGAGCTGCTGGGGCCGGCGGCCATGCTGGAGGGCCCGGCCGTCGAGCAGACCTCGCCCGAATGCCGCGCCGAGCTCGGCGACAAGAGGTGCCGGGTCGACATGGCCGGGCGCAGGCGGATCACCCGGATCGCATCGGTCGAAGGCGAGAATGAAGTGACGGTCGCGGACGCGCCCGCCGGCGACGCGCTCGGCTACGGCCGGCTGCGCTGGATCGGCGGGGCCAATAGCGGAACCGAGAGCGCGATCCTTCGCGCCGAGGGCGCGGCGCTCGTGCTTCGCGAGCCGCCGGCCGTCGCGCCCGCGATCGGCGACCTCATCGAAGTCAGCGAGGGCTGCGACAAGAGCCTGGCCACCTGCGCCGGCCGCTTCGCCAACGCCCTCAACTTTCGCGGCGAGCCGCATTTGCCGGGGACCGACCTGCTGACTCGCTACCCCGGCGCCTAG
- a CDS encoding phage portal protein → MKWFGRKAGPRARPFLVAGLGSLFAGEPWPRSYEAQVREAYLGNPVAQRAVRLVAESVASVPVYSLTGEEARPGPRPSPGNEGGRAVSLIPPALLETVATQLLLHGNAFVQLLQDGEGMPAELFALRPERVTVEAGPDGWPAAYRYKVGEAASRIAAVDALGRPGLAHLKAAHPLDDHYGLGCLGAAAGAVAVHNAAAKWNKALLDNGARPSGALVYEDGRGDMLSAEQFERLRAELEAEHEGARNAGRPMLLDGGLKWQAMSLTPADMDFAGLKAAAAREIALAFGVPPMLIGLPGDSTYANYKEANRALWRLTVLPMAERILRGLADALACWWPGLRLAVDLDRISALAEEREALWRQVIAADFLSREEKREMLGFESQA, encoded by the coding sequence ATGAAATGGTTCGGACGGAAGGCCGGCCCGCGGGCGCGGCCTTTTTTAGTGGCGGGATTGGGATCGCTGTTCGCTGGGGAGCCTTGGCCGCGGTCTTACGAGGCGCAGGTTCGGGAGGCCTATCTCGGCAATCCGGTGGCGCAGCGGGCGGTTCGGCTGGTGGCGGAGAGCGTGGCTTCCGTGCCTGTCTATTCTTTGACCGGGGAAGAAGCGAGGCCTGGGCCCCGGCCTTCGCCGGGGAACGAAGGTGGACGAGCGGTTTCCCTTATTCCTCCGGCCTTGCTCGAGACGGTGGCCACGCAGCTGTTGCTGCACGGCAATGCGTTCGTCCAGCTGCTCCAGGACGGCGAGGGGATGCCGGCGGAATTGTTCGCGCTGAGGCCCGAGCGGGTGACGGTGGAGGCGGGGCCGGACGGGTGGCCGGCGGCCTATCGCTACAAGGTGGGCGAGGCGGCGAGCCGGATCGCGGCGGTCGACGCCCTCGGGCGGCCGGGGCTCGCTCACCTCAAGGCGGCGCACCCGCTCGACGACCATTACGGCCTCGGCTGCCTCGGCGCGGCGGCGGGCGCGGTGGCGGTGCACAATGCGGCGGCCAAATGGAACAAGGCCCTGCTCGACAACGGCGCCCGGCCGAGCGGCGCTTTGGTCTACGAGGACGGGCGCGGGGACATGCTCTCGGCCGAGCAGTTCGAGCGGCTTCGCGCCGAGCTCGAGGCGGAGCATGAAGGCGCGCGCAACGCCGGGCGGCCGATGCTGCTCGACGGGGGGCTCAAGTGGCAGGCGATGAGCCTGACTCCGGCGGACATGGACTTCGCCGGATTGAAGGCCGCGGCCGCGCGGGAGATCGCTTTGGCGTTCGGAGTGCCGCCGATGCTGATCGGCCTTCCGGGCGATTCGACCTACGCCAATTACAAGGAGGCGAACCGGGCGCTGTGGCGGCTGACCGTGCTTCCGATGGCCGAGCGAATCCTTCGCGGGCTCGCCGACGCGCTCGCCTGCTGGTGGCCGGGCCTGAGGCTCGCGGTCGACCTCGACCGGATCAGCGCGCTCGCCGAAGAGCGCGAGGCCTTGTGGCGGCAGGTTATCGCGGCGGACTTTTTGAGCCGCGAGGAGAAGCGCGAGATGCTGGGCTTCGAGAGCCAGGCCTGA
- a CDS encoding TIGR02217 family protein has protein sequence MGHWLTRHDAAARLGFVKRFDPLFWTVNFPRPMMAAATTIAPDALRVDAVFYRRSDLAGLIWEAEDRHDHPLLAYETARDFRRCRLSFRWRSEGLMPLDAANGPTLTIEGRDEAGAARAWYVRLWNNAVGSGEDAVVTLDFAALAGGWEGDDPVWAGDVDRIFVSLAAPGYDGTDSPLDAPAEGWAELSGMSCDGSGSVLGQGDVLVPEHALRIATGYDDLYHLTPARVLRMALGLGYRGALSHYVGMSHYFRLEAVGGAFYVSLAGGVLNGPCAAWHRDFAARAAALGFSPIFSLSYELLDQHCWNDWKQRDLEGAPALTAWEPPSALLSPANAGAMGYLRLVARAFAGILRDAGLPVRFQVGEPWWWVTADGGICLYDAAAVAAFAPVAIAVVNGPLNEAQEATLDAAGACLAASTAALCAAVREEAAGAECLLLVYLPGVLASPDIARANVPTGWAAPLFDVLQLEDYDWVVEGRGRSGAAATAMAERLGYPVSEQHYFAGFVLDGADTHLWPRIEAAAEAAFERGTAEVFAWALPQVARDGFVHFDLGETDMDAFADVRFPIALGREASVAPAFSTAVVTTAGGAEQRNSEWADARLSFDAGPGLRSEEDLQALLAFFRARRGAAQGFRIEDPFDNSSNGMSLEPGAADQLLGMGDGVRTEFPLIKAYGQQVRRITRPVAASVRVSVTGVEMAGGWALGGKGVVAFDDPPPEGAEVKAGFRFDVPVRFAEDRLELSRATFLAGEVPSVPMIEVREL, from the coding sequence ATGGGACATTGGCTCACCAGGCACGATGCGGCGGCGCGGCTGGGATTCGTCAAGCGCTTCGATCCGCTGTTCTGGACGGTGAACTTCCCGCGGCCGATGATGGCCGCGGCAACCACAATCGCGCCGGACGCGCTTCGGGTCGACGCGGTGTTCTACCGCAGGAGCGACCTCGCCGGGCTGATCTGGGAGGCCGAGGACCGGCACGACCACCCTTTGCTCGCCTATGAGACGGCGCGCGATTTCCGCCGCTGCCGGCTGAGCTTTCGCTGGCGTTCGGAAGGGCTGATGCCGCTCGATGCCGCCAACGGGCCGACCCTGACGATCGAAGGCCGCGACGAGGCGGGGGCGGCGCGCGCCTGGTACGTCCGGCTGTGGAATAATGCGGTCGGATCGGGCGAGGACGCGGTGGTGACTCTCGACTTCGCCGCGCTGGCGGGAGGCTGGGAGGGCGACGATCCGGTCTGGGCGGGCGACGTCGACAGGATATTCGTTTCGCTGGCCGCGCCCGGCTATGACGGGACGGACTCGCCGCTCGACGCTCCGGCGGAGGGCTGGGCCGAGCTCAGCGGCATGAGCTGCGATGGATCCGGGTCGGTGCTGGGACAAGGCGACGTGCTCGTGCCCGAGCACGCCTTGCGCATCGCGACCGGCTATGATGATCTCTACCACCTGACGCCGGCGCGCGTGCTTCGGATGGCGCTTGGCCTAGGCTATCGCGGTGCGCTCAGCCATTATGTCGGGATGAGCCATTATTTCCGGCTCGAGGCGGTGGGCGGCGCCTTTTACGTCAGCCTCGCGGGCGGAGTGCTCAACGGCCCCTGCGCCGCCTGGCACCGCGACTTCGCGGCGCGGGCCGCGGCGCTCGGGTTTAGCCCGATCTTCTCGCTCTCCTACGAGCTGCTCGACCAGCATTGCTGGAACGACTGGAAGCAGCGCGACCTGGAGGGCGCGCCGGCGCTCACGGCATGGGAGCCGCCGTCGGCTTTGCTGTCGCCGGCGAACGCCGGGGCGATGGGCTATTTGCGGCTCGTCGCTCGGGCCTTCGCGGGCATCCTGCGCGACGCGGGACTGCCGGTGCGCTTCCAGGTCGGCGAGCCCTGGTGGTGGGTGACGGCGGACGGCGGCATCTGCCTCTACGACGCGGCGGCCGTGGCGGCCTTCGCGCCGGTGGCGATCGCGGTCGTCAACGGGCCGCTGAATGAAGCGCAGGAGGCGACGCTCGACGCCGCGGGCGCGTGCCTCGCGGCCTCGACCGCCGCCTTGTGCGCGGCGGTGCGCGAGGAGGCGGCGGGGGCCGAGTGCCTGCTGCTCGTCTACCTGCCGGGCGTGCTGGCGTCGCCGGACATCGCCCGGGCCAATGTGCCGACCGGCTGGGCCGCGCCGCTTTTCGACGTGCTCCAGCTTGAGGACTACGATTGGGTGGTTGAGGGGCGCGGGAGGAGCGGGGCGGCGGCGACGGCGATGGCCGAGCGGCTCGGCTATCCGGTTTCGGAGCAGCATTATTTCGCCGGCTTCGTGCTCGACGGCGCCGATACGCATCTGTGGCCGCGGATCGAGGCGGCGGCCGAGGCGGCGTTCGAGCGCGGAACGGCCGAGGTGTTCGCCTGGGCGCTGCCGCAGGTGGCCCGCGACGGCTTCGTCCATTTCGATTTGGGAGAGACTGACATGGATGCCTTCGCGGACGTCCGCTTTCCGATCGCGCTCGGGCGCGAGGCGAGCGTGGCGCCGGCCTTTTCGACGGCGGTGGTGACGACCGCCGGCGGGGCCGAGCAGCGCAATTCGGAGTGGGCCGACGCCCGGCTCTCCTTCGACGCCGGGCCGGGATTGCGCAGCGAGGAGGATTTGCAGGCGCTGCTCGCCTTCTTCCGCGCGCGGCGCGGGGCGGCGCAGGGATTCCGGATCGAGGACCCGTTCGACAACAGCTCGAACGGGATGAGCCTCGAGCCCGGGGCGGCGGACCAGCTGCTTGGCATGGGCGACGGCGTGAGGACGGAGTTCCCGCTGATCAAGGCCTATGGGCAGCAGGTCCGCCGCATCACCCGCCCGGTGGCGGCGAGCGTTCGGGTGTCGGTGACTGGCGTGGAGATGGCCGGCGGCTGGGCGCTGGGCGGGAAGGGCGTCGTCGCCTTCGACGATCCGCCGCCCGAGGGTGCGGAGGTGAAGGCGGGCTTCCGCTTCGACGTGCCGGTTCGCTTCGCCGAGGACCGGCTGGAGCTGAGCCGGGCCACGTTTCTCGCGGGGGAGGTGCCGAGCGTGCCGATGATCGAGGTGCGGGAATTGTAG
- a CDS encoding PRC-barrel domain containing protein has translation MSIDDLDIRPSTATRDDDYERDEQHHLIASNRVEGTAVYNREGERLGTVSHFMVGKRNGRVEYAVMSFGGLFGLGSRYHPLPWDVLDYDTGQGGYVIDFDKAKLDAAPTYEKDAEPVWDRSWGERVHSYYGVPY, from the coding sequence ATGTCCATCGACGATCTCGACATCCGCCCGAGCACCGCAACCCGCGACGACGATTACGAGCGCGACGAGCAGCATCATCTCATCGCCTCCAACCGGGTCGAAGGCACCGCGGTCTACAACCGCGAGGGCGAGCGGCTCGGCACGGTCAGCCACTTCATGGTCGGCAAGCGCAACGGCCGCGTCGAATATGCGGTGATGAGCTTCGGCGGCCTGTTCGGCCTCGGCAGCCGCTACCACCCGCTCCCCTGGGACGTGCTCGATTACGACACGGGCCAGGGCGGCTACGTCATCGATTTCGACAAGGCCAAGCTCGACGCGGCCCCGACCTACGAGAAGGACGCCGAGCCGGTCTGGGACCGCTCGTGGGGCGAGCGGGTCCATTCCTATTACGGCGTGCCCTATTAG
- a CDS encoding ATP-binding protein: MKEDRALNAALRKLALNKAARAYVVSRLTEPEQRTVREQWPFWAHEGQLPPPGDWRTWLISAGRGFGKTRAGAEWVSALARADGSLRIALVGASASEVERVMIRGESGLIAVAHGDEDLLWYPTRGLVEFSSGARGFVYSGANPEALRGPEHHHAWCDELAKWAYPEATWSNLMLGLRLGERARTLVTTTPRPLALLRRLAAAPDSVLTGGRTGDNLYLPEDFVAAMSTLYAGTRLGRQELDGELIEDLDGALWTRAMVEEGRVALGTVAGNCPRVVIGVDPPASSGGDACGIVVCGLDSDGVGYVLDDRSVRGMAPEGWARAVVAAAEDWGADRVVAETNQGGEMVESVLRSVDSALPVRPARARYGKGRRAEPVSALFARGKAKFAGVFPELEDELCGMTAAGYEGPGRSPDRADAMVWAMSELMLGVRREPRIRVL; the protein is encoded by the coding sequence ATGAAGGAGGACCGCGCGCTCAACGCCGCCCTGCGCAAGCTGGCGCTGAACAAGGCGGCCCGGGCCTATGTCGTCTCGCGCCTGACCGAGCCGGAGCAGAGGACGGTACGGGAGCAGTGGCCGTTCTGGGCCCATGAGGGCCAGCTCCCGCCCCCGGGCGACTGGCGGACCTGGCTGATCTCCGCCGGGCGCGGCTTCGGCAAGACCAGGGCCGGCGCGGAGTGGGTCAGCGCGCTGGCGCGGGCCGACGGATCGTTGCGGATCGCCCTGGTCGGGGCGAGCGCAAGCGAGGTGGAGCGGGTCATGATCCGCGGCGAGAGCGGGCTGATCGCGGTGGCGCACGGCGATGAAGATTTGCTCTGGTACCCGACGCGCGGGCTGGTCGAATTTTCGAGCGGCGCTCGCGGCTTCGTCTATTCGGGCGCCAACCCGGAGGCCCTGCGCGGGCCGGAGCACCACCACGCCTGGTGCGACGAACTTGCCAAATGGGCCTATCCCGAAGCGACGTGGAGCAACCTGATGCTCGGCCTGAGGCTCGGCGAGCGGGCGCGCACGCTGGTGACGACGACGCCCCGCCCGCTGGCCCTGCTGCGGCGCCTGGCGGCGGCGCCGGACAGCGTGCTGACCGGCGGACGGACCGGAGACAATCTCTATCTGCCCGAGGATTTCGTGGCGGCGATGTCCACCCTCTACGCCGGGACGAGGCTCGGGCGGCAGGAGCTGGACGGGGAGCTGATCGAGGATCTGGACGGGGCCTTGTGGACGAGGGCGATGGTGGAGGAGGGACGGGTGGCGCTGGGGACAGTTGCCGGCAACTGTCCCCGGGTGGTGATCGGCGTCGATCCGCCGGCCTCATCCGGCGGGGACGCCTGCGGGATCGTGGTTTGCGGGCTCGACTCCGACGGCGTCGGCTATGTGCTCGACGACCGGTCGGTGCGCGGAATGGCGCCGGAAGGCTGGGCGCGGGCGGTGGTCGCCGCGGCCGAGGATTGGGGCGCGGACAGGGTGGTGGCCGAGACCAACCAAGGCGGCGAGATGGTCGAGAGCGTGCTGAGGAGCGTCGACAGCGCGCTTCCGGTCAGGCCGGCGCGAGCGCGCTACGGCAAGGGGCGGCGGGCCGAGCCGGTCTCGGCCCTGTTCGCCCGGGGCAAGGCGAAATTCGCCGGCGTCTTTCCCGAGCTCGAGGACGAGCTGTGCGGGATGACCGCGGCCGGCTACGAAGGGCCGGGCCGCTCGCCCGACCGCGCCGACGCGATGGTCTGGGCGATGAGCGAGCTGATGCTGGGGGTGCGGCGGGAACCGCGGATCAGGGTGTTGTGA
- a CDS encoding phage tail assembly chaperone — protein sequence MSEDNLRNRTPSPYLLPTGEGFVSAAAKLAGLAGALLGWRPDEFWNATPAELATVIAALAGDEPKPLDANDLARLKEMFPDG from the coding sequence ATGTCCGAGGATAACCTCCGAAACCGTACCCCCTCACCCTACCTTCTCCCCACGGGAGAGGGTTTTGTCAGTGCTGCTGCAAAGCTTGCCGGACTGGCGGGCGCGTTGCTCGGCTGGCGGCCCGACGAATTCTGGAATGCGACGCCGGCCGAACTCGCGACGGTGATCGCGGCGCTGGCCGGCGACGAGCCCAAGCCGCTCGACGCGAACGACCTCGCCCGGCTCAAGGAGATGTTTCCCGATGGATGA
- a CDS encoding phage major tail protein, TP901-1 family: MSAEKGSAFLLKVGDGGAPPVYATIAGMRTTQMSVNGEAVNVTSKDSGGWRELLSGAGVRSVSVAASGIFTGSAAEARVKANALSGAIDDYELSFESGERMRGRFLLTRLDYAGDYNGERTYALALESSGAVVPV, encoded by the coding sequence ATGAGTGCGGAAAAGGGAAGCGCCTTTTTGCTGAAGGTCGGAGACGGCGGAGCGCCGCCGGTCTACGCGACGATCGCGGGAATGCGGACGACCCAGATGTCGGTCAACGGCGAAGCGGTGAACGTGACCAGCAAGGACTCGGGCGGATGGCGCGAATTGCTGTCCGGCGCGGGCGTCCGGTCGGTGTCGGTGGCGGCGAGCGGGATCTTCACCGGATCGGCGGCCGAGGCGCGGGTCAAGGCCAACGCGCTATCGGGCGCGATCGACGATTACGAGCTGTCGTTCGAAAGCGGCGAGCGGATGCGCGGGCGCTTCCTTCTGACCCGGCTCGATTATGCCGGCGATTATAATGGCGAGCGGACCTACGCGCTGGCGCTCGAAAGCTCGGGCGCGGTGGTACCGGTTTAG
- a CDS encoding HK97 family phage prohead protease, with protein sequence MRFAGYAAVFDRLDRGGDLVRPGAFAGSLKRGCGAVPLLWQHRPERPIGRIDYLQEDRRGLRVIARLADAEAAALLKAGRVRGLSFGYRVRAAQGEGPRELTELELVEISLVSLPMQPKARVHAVEG encoded by the coding sequence ATGAGATTTGCGGGATATGCGGCGGTGTTCGACCGGCTGGACCGGGGCGGGGACCTGGTTCGGCCGGGCGCGTTCGCGGGCTCGCTCAAGCGCGGCTGCGGCGCGGTGCCCCTGCTCTGGCAGCACCGACCGGAGCGGCCGATCGGGCGGATCGACTATTTGCAGGAGGACAGGCGCGGGTTGCGCGTGATCGCCCGGCTGGCGGATGCGGAGGCCGCGGCCTTGCTCAAGGCGGGCAGGGTGAGGGGGCTGAGCTTCGGCTACCGGGTGCGCGCGGCCCAGGGGGAGGGGCCGCGCGAGCTGACCGAGCTCGAGCTGGTCGAGATCAGCCTGGTGTCGCTGCCGATGCAGCCCAAGGCGCGGGTTCACGCGGTGGAGGGGTAG